One Actinomycetota bacterium DNA window includes the following coding sequences:
- a CDS encoding IPT/TIG domain-containing protein, giving the protein MPAFVLAMGLLMMTVPFAAAAPSPGGAAAIGAGKGFYGDVTVPGEVWEPCAPAGISALDVEQIEAAGTSTAYAVIDNTPGKVIKTTDYGDNWQIIDLAAGFGWTEHISVVDAQTVWVGSVHNREEDVAITTDGGGSWVYAYSQPNQADLEATSSLHAWAAGNFYGGGGCFIRETFNGGADWSQVYGNAGSCYDVESTDSNNIWAVGSISFKGWIAHWDGSSWNFMTPDGLGTQELRGCWTLDSNNAWAVGGNKIIRTADGGDNWEVYTAPDGVDGLKDICALSPVMAFAVGSYGAIIKTTDGGESWTRMYVPTGEHLKSVYVVDPTHAWAVGTKGTVLRLVQANTREGSDITVGLGGGDSITFSSVTAAGNTIKSPTEEPTGEEFDYHLPVRWYDISTSASFSGTAEVRLSYGDDYGFDEEGYRLLHKTGGGWEDVTTGVDTENNVISGRVTSLSDFAIIYPLPKIKSITPDWGMRGNTYDVDINGYGFWEKVGEKPDVKLKLGETTIDAADVVVHDLYHISCRFHLPEGATLDFWEVYVKDPSPDDYENTFWGFRIVENPPPPPTIASITPSYGARGTAVNISDLAGTGFWYTPAVKPTVKLTRSGQPDISAKSVVVYSGTKIKCTFDIPPDAYSGPWDVTVVNPDGQSGTKAGCFMVTGGLPAPTIDSVTPDWGVLGTTVTVTISGTGFWGSPFIAILGSDPGQNAIWATNIAVQSDTTITCDLNLIANRKPGTYDMLLRNQDNQEVTKPGAFAINSAAPAIASLSPSNGHTGTEVTITGTAFGASRWDSYVSFGGVQATEYTSWSATLIRAKVPAGATGTVDVKVITDWGTSNGVAFTVFGNPPPTVTSITPNSGAQGSSVAVTDLVGSGFYGTLTVKLKRTGQPDITATGVTAQSPTRITCNLPIPSGAATGAWDVVVKNSQNKEATLVGGFTVTSGGSGGNTPAGSDVEVDLGGGVEAAFSGVSGGGNTTATPQPDPSVANYHILGGSCYDITTTATYTGTILVTLPYDEAALTVPEKSLRMLHREGGEWVDVTRSVDTAQDRITGEVTSLSPFAIGWKAANVWYLAEGCTEGGMKTWVLVQNPNDGPVKVDLIFMTSGGKVDGPQDFEIPGNSRHSFNLGELVTDWNVSTKVVSEGGDVICERAMYGNGDTWAHDSIGVTAPAPVWYLAEGCTEGGMKTWVLVQNPNDGPVKVDLTFMTSGGKVDGPQDFEIPGNSRHSFNLGELVTDWNVSTKVVSEGGDVICERAMYGNGDTWAHDSVGYTP; this is encoded by the coding sequence GTGCCCGCGTTCGTCCTGGCCATGGGGCTGCTTATGATGACCGTGCCCTTCGCGGCGGCGGCCCCCTCTCCCGGAGGGGCGGCGGCCATCGGGGCCGGGAAAGGCTTCTACGGTGATGTCACCGTGCCCGGCGAGGTCTGGGAGCCCTGCGCTCCGGCCGGCATATCCGCCCTGGATGTGGAGCAGATCGAGGCCGCCGGCACGAGCACGGCATACGCGGTCATCGACAATACCCCGGGCAAGGTCATCAAGACCACCGACTATGGAGATAACTGGCAGATCATCGATCTTGCCGCGGGCTTCGGCTGGACGGAGCATATATCGGTGGTGGACGCGCAGACGGTCTGGGTGGGCAGCGTGCATAACCGGGAAGAGGACGTGGCCATCACCACCGACGGCGGCGGCAGCTGGGTATATGCTTACAGCCAGCCCAACCAGGCGGACCTGGAAGCCACCAGCTCCTTGCATGCCTGGGCCGCCGGCAACTTCTATGGTGGTGGGGGCTGTTTCATCAGGGAGACCTTCAACGGGGGCGCGGACTGGAGCCAAGTGTACGGAAACGCGGGGAGCTGCTACGATGTCGAGTCCACCGACTCGAACAACATCTGGGCGGTGGGCAGCATCTCCTTCAAAGGATGGATCGCGCACTGGGACGGCTCCAGCTGGAACTTCATGACCCCCGATGGCCTGGGCACCCAGGAGCTCAGGGGCTGCTGGACGCTGGACTCCAACAACGCCTGGGCGGTGGGGGGAAACAAGATCATAAGGACCGCGGATGGAGGGGACAACTGGGAGGTTTACACAGCGCCGGACGGCGTCGATGGCCTCAAGGACATCTGCGCCCTGAGCCCCGTCATGGCCTTCGCCGTGGGCTCGTACGGAGCCATCATCAAGACCACCGATGGCGGCGAGAGCTGGACCCGCATGTACGTCCCCACCGGCGAGCACCTGAAGAGCGTCTACGTCGTGGACCCCACCCACGCCTGGGCGGTGGGGACGAAGGGGACCGTCCTGCGCCTGGTGCAGGCCAACACCCGGGAGGGCAGCGATATCACCGTGGGCCTGGGGGGCGGGGATTCCATCACCTTCTCCAGCGTGACCGCGGCCGGGAACACCATCAAGTCGCCGACAGAAGAACCCACCGGCGAGGAGTTCGACTACCACTTACCCGTGAGATGGTATGACATCTCCACCAGCGCGTCCTTTTCGGGGACGGCCGAGGTCAGGTTGTCCTATGGTGACGATTACGGGTTTGACGAGGAAGGGTACCGCCTGCTGCACAAGACCGGCGGCGGATGGGAGGACGTCACCACCGGCGTGGACACGGAGAACAATGTGATTTCCGGCCGGGTCACCTCGCTGTCGGACTTCGCGATCATCTACCCCCTTCCCAAGATCAAGAGCATCACCCCCGATTGGGGCATGCGGGGGAATACCTACGACGTCGACATCAATGGCTACGGTTTTTGGGAAAAGGTGGGGGAGAAACCTGACGTGAAGTTGAAGCTCGGAGAGACGACCATCGACGCCGCCGATGTCGTGGTGCACGACCTCTACCACATCAGCTGCAGGTTCCACCTGCCGGAGGGCGCCACACTGGATTTCTGGGAAGTGTATGTCAAGGATCCAAGCCCCGACGATTACGAGAACACTTTTTGGGGTTTCAGGATCGTGGAGAACCCCCCGCCGCCTCCCACCATCGCTTCCATAACGCCCAGCTACGGGGCCAGGGGGACCGCCGTGAACATCAGCGACCTGGCCGGCACCGGTTTCTGGTACACACCCGCCGTCAAACCAACTGTCAAGCTCACAAGGAGCGGCCAGCCGGATATCTCGGCCAAAAGCGTCGTCGTCTACAGCGGCACCAAGATAAAATGCACATTCGACATACCCCCAGACGCTTACTCGGGGCCCTGGGACGTCACGGTGGTGAACCCCGACGGCCAGAGCGGGACCAAGGCCGGGTGCTTCATGGTCACCGGGGGCCTGCCGGCGCCGACCATCGACAGCGTCACCCCGGACTGGGGCGTGCTCGGTACCACCGTCACGGTCACCATATCTGGAACCGGCTTTTGGGGATCTCCGTTTATCGCGATCCTGGGGTCCGACCCGGGCCAGAACGCCATCTGGGCCACCAATATCGCGGTGCAAAGCGACACCACCATCACCTGCGATCTTAATCTCATCGCCAACCGCAAGCCGGGCACCTACGACATGCTGCTCAGGAACCAGGATAACCAGGAAGTGACCAAGCCAGGGGCTTTTGCCATCAACTCGGCCGCGCCCGCCATAGCTTCCCTCTCACCCTCGAACGGACATACGGGCACGGAGGTGACCATCACCGGCACCGCCTTCGGCGCCTCCCGCTGGGACTCCTACGTCTCTTTCGGGGGCGTGCAGGCCACCGAGTACACCTCCTGGTCGGCCACGCTTATCAGGGCCAAGGTGCCGGCGGGCGCGACGGGCACGGTTGACGTCAAGGTGATCACCGATTGGGGGACCTCCAACGGGGTGGCCTTCACCGTGTTCGGCAACCCGCCTCCCACCGTGACCTCCATCACCCCCAACAGCGGGGCGCAGGGGAGCAGCGTGGCGGTGACCGACCTCGTGGGATCGGGCTTCTACGGCACCCTCACGGTGAAGCTCAAGAGGACGGGCCAGCCCGACATCACCGCTACCGGGGTCACGGCGCAGAGCCCCACCAGGATAACCTGCAACCTGCCCATCCCCTCAGGAGCGGCCACGGGAGCCTGGGACGTGGTGGTCAAGAACTCCCAAAACAAGGAAGCCACCCTGGTCGGAGGCTTCACCGTGACCTCCGGCGGGAGCGGGGGCAACACCCCCGCGGGCTCGGACGTGGAGGTGGACCTGGGGGGCGGGGTGGAAGCCGCCTTCTCCGGGGTTAGCGGGGGCGGCAACACCACCGCCACGCCCCAGCCCGACCCCAGCGTGGCAAACTACCATATCCTGGGAGGAAGCTGCTACGACATCACCACCACCGCCACCTACACCGGCACCATCCTGGTCACCCTCCCGTACGACGAGGCCGCCCTCACCGTGCCGGAGAAGAGCCTGCGCATGCTGCACCGGGAGGGCGGCGAGTGGGTCGACGTGACCAGGAGCGTGGATACCGCGCAGGACCGCATCACCGGCGAGGTCACCTCCCTCTCCCCCTTCGCCATCGGTTGGAAGGCGGCGAACGTCTGGTACCTCGCCGAGGGCTGCACCGAGGGGGGCATGAAGACCTGGGTGCTGGTGCAGAACCCCAACGACGGCCCGGTGAAGGTGGACCTCATATTCATGACCTCCGGCGGCAAGGTGGACGGGCCCCAGGACTTCGAGATACCCGGCAACTCCCGCCACTCCTTCAACCTCGGGGAGCTGGTCACGGACTGGAACGTCTCCACCAAGGTGGTGAGCGAGGGAGGGGACGTCATCTGCGAGCGCGCCATGTACGGGAACGGCGACACCTGGGCCCACGACTCCATCGGGGTGACCGCGCCCGCCCCCGTCTGGTACCTCGCCGAGGGCTGCACCGAGGGGGGCATGAAGACCTGGGTGCTGGTGCAGAACCCCAACGACGGCCCGGTGAAGGTGGACCTCACCTTCATGACCTCCGGCGGCAAGGTGGACGGGCCCCAGGACTTCGAGATACCCGGCAACTCCCGCCACTCCTTCAACCTCGGGGAGCTGGTCACGGACTGGAACGTCTCCACCAAGGTGGTGAGCGAGGGAGGGGACGTCATCTGCGAGCGCGCCATGTACGGGAACGGCGACACCTGGGCCCACGACTCGGTGGGATATACGCCTTGA